A genomic stretch from Lepisosteus oculatus isolate fLepOcu1 chromosome 7, fLepOcu1.hap2, whole genome shotgun sequence includes:
- the LOC138240691 gene encoding collagen alpha-1(I) chain-like, producing MPGSPWALSTFPEATSPGRCSEKPPAPEGGPRPEDIPAGPDPPDRRGVGSDPRGKRPEEEPPRGPGPDPGPPSLSTLPVNEWTLAKIRNLISLFDDCARLADGGRTGGAGGAGGPFWDAELPDAGDLGGRIEALLSFWSAGVAVGPQTVIFSEVRSGGFERVTRGGDPPPLECGRGRSGASARGPGGQEGEPRQAAASFCELLGEGGRRESLRWISAAGRGEGPEDSCCLFRLIELRTGSPLSPGCRCPSAAHPPETSSEERAGRFPARSTQAAAREDLLVGTSLAPTPRSALPGRTPESAALSSGPGREDRRAPPRPPVFGKSPAFPGGGDQAPGTGSEPGGKRGVPRRVPPAAEGRGRRIGDDPPAGGFRGGIGFEPGSAKRKRDIGGGDPRSEFPRLHPRLPCPAPVPEQAKEEGGRSSRQNPLPDPDLDVSGRRRRKRRRRAGPASPVICGSISSTPADWLPGFARLNADLSRKQGAPPGPELHACAEELGRAGKAPAPEEHMVPRGSEGLEEIRRQGTVGGTGSPKAQRAWEGGAGRRGPTGMTPLGLLGLERAGSWGAPRRREPGRGRPTPGPRGAPARSMFERGNPALAAEPRGGGLLQFKLWPGAGDLPGAAREAERGPAPDQGGPGPRAAGERAGAPRTRPWKVRGAWSQGSEGRAPAGPRPPAEPTPPLAPGARTAADAVFQEYRRRFLQKELKSSEKPVPGQAERTGSVG from the exons ATGCCGGGATCGCCCTGGGCTCTGAGCACCTTTCCAGAAGCCACCTCGCCGGGCCGCTGCTCGGAGAAGCCCCCGGCTCCAGAGGGCGGCCCGCGTCCGGAAGACATCCCGGCAGGTCCGGACCCGCCCGACCGGCGCGGCGTCGGTTCCGACCCGCGAGGGAAGAGGCCTGAAGAGGAGCCGCCCCGCGGCCCCGGTCCAGACCCGGGCCCGCCCAGTTTGTCCACGCTGCCCGTGAACGAGTGGACCCTCGCCAAGATCCGGAACCTGATTTCCCTTTTCGACGACTGCGCGCGCCTCGCGGACGGGGGGCGGACCGGGGGCGCGGGGGGGGCGGGCGGCCCGTTCTGGGACGCCGAGCTCCCGGACGCCGGCGACCTCGGGGGGCGGATCGAGGCCCTTCTGAGCTTCTGGAGCGCCGGCGTCGCCGTGGGCCCGCAGACCGTCATCTTCTCGGAAGTGAGGTCGGGCGGATTCGAGAGGGTGACCCGGGGCGGGGACCCCCCGCCCCTCGAGTGCGGGAGGGGGCGCTCGGGGGCCTCGGCCCGCGGGCCGGGCGGGCAGGAAGGGGAGCCCCGCCAGGCCGCCGCGTCCTTCTGCGAGCTGCTGGGGGAGGGCGGCAGGAGGGAGAGCCTGAGGTGGATTTCGGCGGCCGGGCGGGGCGAGGGCCCGGAGGACTCCTGCTGTCTCTTCCGCCTGATTGAGCTCCGGACCGGCTCCCCCCTGAGCCCGGGCTGCCGGTGCCCCTCGGCCGCCCACCCGCCAGAGACCTCCTCCGAGGAACGGGCCGGGCGCTTTCCCGCGCGGAGCACGCAGGCCGCGGCGCGGGAGGACTTGCTCGTGGGAACTTCCCTCGCGCCGACCCCTCGGAGCGCCCTCCCCGGGAGGACTCCTGAATCCGCGGCCCTTTCTTCAGGACCGGGCCGGGAGGATCGGAGAGCGCCTCCGCGCCCGCCTGTGTTCGGGAAGAGCCCGGCCTTCCCGGGGGGCGGGGATCAGGCCCCCGGCACAGGATCTGAGCCCGGCGGGAAGAGAGGGGTTCCTCGCAGGGTCCCGCCTGCAGCGGAGGGACGGGGGCGCAGGATCGGGGATGACCCACCGGCGGGGGGATTCAGAGGCGGGATCGGATTTGAACCGGGAAGCGCGAAACGGAAAAGGGACATCGGCGGCGGAGACCCGCGATCGGAGTTTCCCAGACTGCATCCTCGCCTCCCCTGCCCGGCTCCCGTGCCGGAACAGGCCAAGGAAGAGGGGGGGCGTTCATCCCGCCAAAACCCACTTCCCGATCCGGACCTGGACGTGTcgggaaggaggaggaggaagaggaggaggagggccgGGCCGGCGAGTCCGGTTATCTGCGGCTCCATTTCTTCCACACCCGCCGATTGGCTCCCGGGATTTGCTCGCTTGAACGCGGATCTTTCCCGGAAGCAGGGCGCCCCTCCGGGGCCAGAACTCCACGCCTGCGCTGAGGAGCTGGGCCGGGCCGGAAAGGCACCGGCGCCAGAGGAGCACATGGTGCCGCGCGGTTCCGAAGGGCTGGAGGAGATCCGCAGGCAGGGAACGGTGGGGGGCACAGGGTCCCCCAAAGCCCAGCGCGCCTGGGAAGGCGGGGCAGGACGCAGGGGACCGACAGGAATGACGCCCCTGGGACTCCTGGGCCTGGAGAGAGCGGGGAGCTGGGGGGCGCCGAGGAGGCGGGAGCCCGGGAGGGGCCGGCCGACCCCCGGCCCGCGGGGCGCCCCGGCGCGGAGCATGTTCGAGCGGGGGAACCCGGCCCTGGCCGCGGAGCCGCGGGGCGGCGGCCTGCTCCAGTTCAAGCTGTGGCCGGGCGCCGGCGACCTGCCCGGCGCCGCGCGGGAGGCCGAGAGAGGGCCCGCCCCCGACCAGG GTGGCCCGGGTCCGAGGGCGGCGGGGGAGCGCGCCGGGGCTCCGCGGACGAGGCCCTGGAAAGTGCGAG GTGCCTGGTCCCAGGGCTCCGAGGGCAGAGCCCCAGCAGGCCCCCGGCCCCCTGCAGAGCCCACCCCCCCGCTCGCACCCGGCGCCAGGACCGCCGCCGACGCCGTCTTTCAAGAGTACAGGAGGAGGTTCCTgcagaaggagctgaagagctCGGAGAAGCCTGTCCCGGGACAGGCCGAGCGCACTGGCTCTGTGGGCTGA